The Neobacillus sp. OS1-2 genome includes a window with the following:
- a CDS encoding extracellular solute-binding protein gives MFRKAHTLLLVLALLLTAGLAGCNSSDKANGDNSSKKTIKFMHLWPAGSSKQQNMIVTDIIKQYEAEHKGVKVEVEVLENEQYKNKMKVLSSSNELPDVGFTWAAGYMTPFVKGKLFASLDDVLKDGLKDSFVSGTTEAYAIDGKTYGLPLELNIAPIYYNKEIFKKYNLEVPKTYSEFTNVVKTLASNGVAPIALGNKDRWTGSLWYMYLADRIGGADVLNKAIDRTGSFEDPALVTAAEEIQKLVNENGFNKGFNGLSNDEGKSEFLNGKAAMYLMGTWELPNFTTNEEIPQEFRDSVGFFKFPTVEGGKGNIDSWVGGPGVGLFVSENSKVKPEAKEFVKFFVEKWGQQSVEKAGVIPATKVDTAKVKLPQLYIDVLSELNKASNLTLFADVQMSASVAETHLNLIQSLFGNEVKPKDFAKQHEEALKADEGK, from the coding sequence ATGTTTAGGAAGGCGCATACATTACTGCTTGTACTTGCATTGCTTTTGACAGCTGGTCTTGCTGGCTGCAACAGTTCTGACAAGGCGAACGGTGATAACAGTTCCAAGAAGACGATTAAATTTATGCATCTATGGCCTGCAGGAAGCTCTAAACAGCAAAACATGATTGTAACAGATATCATCAAGCAATATGAGGCGGAACATAAGGGTGTAAAAGTGGAAGTAGAAGTTCTTGAAAATGAACAATACAAAAACAAGATGAAGGTTCTATCTTCCTCAAACGAGCTTCCTGATGTTGGTTTTACATGGGCAGCGGGGTATATGACTCCATTTGTAAAAGGAAAGCTTTTCGCATCACTTGATGATGTATTGAAGGACGGCTTGAAGGATTCTTTTGTTAGTGGAACGACAGAAGCTTATGCGATAGACGGAAAAACGTATGGTCTTCCACTTGAATTAAACATTGCTCCAATTTACTACAATAAAGAAATTTTTAAAAAGTATAATCTTGAAGTACCAAAAACATACAGCGAATTCACCAATGTTGTCAAAACACTGGCCAGTAACGGAGTTGCCCCAATCGCACTTGGGAATAAGGACCGCTGGACAGGATCCCTTTGGTATATGTACCTTGCGGATCGGATTGGCGGCGCAGATGTATTAAACAAAGCTATCGATCGTACGGGTTCATTTGAGGATCCGGCTCTTGTGACAGCAGCTGAAGAAATTCAAAAGCTTGTCAATGAAAATGGATTTAACAAAGGTTTTAACGGACTTTCAAATGACGAGGGTAAATCAGAATTCTTAAATGGAAAAGCAGCGATGTACCTAATGGGAACATGGGAACTGCCAAACTTTACGACCAATGAAGAAATCCCGCAGGAATTCCGGGACAGTGTAGGGTTCTTTAAGTTCCCAACCGTTGAAGGCGGCAAGGGGAACATCGACAGCTGGGTAGGCGGACCGGGAGTGGGCTTATTCGTTTCCGAAAATTCTAAGGTGAAGCCAGAGGCGAAGGAATTTGTGAAGTTCTTTGTCGAAAAATGGGGCCAGCAATCTGTTGAAAAAGCAGGGGTTATTCCTGCCACTAAAGTGGATACCGCAAAGGTAAAATTACCACAGCTTTATATTGATGTATTAAGCGAGTTAAATAAAGCAAGCAATTTAACATTATTTGCCGATGTGCAAATGAGCGCATCTGTTGCTGAAACACACTTGAACCTTATTCAATCTTTGTTTGGGAACGAGGTAAAGCCAAAGGATTTTGCTAAGCAGCATGAAGAAGCATTAAAAGCAGATGAAGGAAAGTAA
- a CDS encoding response regulator, with product MTTKTILIADDEQMTRRGLKKTLELWSAGKYEIISAADGPEAYELFSKHRIHLLITDVCMPEMDGLELLKNLKDKGYKPVVVIISGFPDFQYAQEAIRLGVINYLLKPVSKQKLIEAVEQAMETEASMERAEYMEKVADKKLLPIDGRDHLANSPIKEAISFINRHFSRQISLKEVADLVHLNASYFSVLFKEQTRLTFSEYLTRRRLQTAKVMLLTTDSPIEDIALKVGYQTAKYFIKIFKDYEGITPSKYRKTAALDEIQT from the coding sequence ATGACTACCAAGACGATTCTTATCGCAGATGATGAACAAATGACAAGGCGGGGATTGAAAAAAACATTGGAGCTATGGTCGGCCGGCAAATATGAAATTATCAGTGCAGCGGATGGACCGGAGGCTTATGAATTGTTTAGCAAACATAGGATTCACCTCTTAATCACTGACGTCTGTATGCCGGAAATGGACGGGTTAGAGCTGTTGAAAAATCTAAAGGATAAAGGATACAAGCCTGTTGTTGTGATCATCTCCGGGTTCCCTGATTTCCAATATGCCCAGGAAGCCATTCGTCTTGGTGTCATTAATTATCTCCTGAAGCCGGTTAGTAAGCAAAAGCTGATTGAAGCAGTAGAGCAGGCCATGGAGACGGAAGCGAGCATGGAAAGGGCCGAATATATGGAAAAGGTCGCTGATAAAAAGCTGCTGCCAATCGACGGCCGGGATCATCTTGCTAATTCCCCCATAAAAGAGGCTATTTCCTTTATTAATCGTCATTTTAGCAGGCAGATTAGTCTGAAAGAGGTGGCGGATTTGGTGCATTTAAATGCCAGTTACTTTAGTGTCCTGTTTAAGGAGCAAACCCGTCTAACTTTTAGTGAATATTTGACTAGAAGAAGGCTGCAGACAGCTAAAGTCATGTTGTTAACGACCGATTCACCAATTGAAGATATCGCGCTAAAGGTGGGGTATCAAACCGCTAAATATTTTATTAAAATATTCAAAGATTACGAGGGCATTACCCCGAGCAAATATCGTAAAACAGCTGCTCTCGATGAAATTCAGACCTAA